CCTTGCCTTTTGCACGCTGCCAAAAGGCCCGGACTTGTATTTATACGAATCAAAGGCAGTCAGTCGCTGCAGGCTGCAGCTGAATTCAAGTTGACtgaatcatcatcatcatcatcatcagcatcatcatcatcatcatcatcaccattaTCGTCGGCTGCACTCTAAACATcgggaatatatatatatgcattatatatgtacaataccGTTATACGCCAGAACGGCAAATAAGCTGGCTTTGAACCACTTTGGAGAAGAGCCCACAATGAACCAGCCAAAGTGGCCTTAACCCGTGAAGTAAATAATgttgaacaaaaaatattttgtcactAAAATAATGGCTTTTTAGTATTCATTATAATcgcattatttaatttgttctaTAAAAGTAGAGAAtgctattatattaaattcttgaAAAAgaatattactcatacgcagtgtatgactttaatttgtttcaaacTGCTACGTTTAAGCTggcaatgatttttattttttttttttttttaaccaggaatattatttagaataatgcataataatttataattttcaagcaataattaatttacatttatagttcctcacattacgtatacgcagcgttgcctactgtttgtatttctaatTTTCAATTACCAGGAATGTTAAATACTCTTATCACCCCGTTCAGCAGCCAAGGGTTAAAATGCATCACTATATAATCatttaaaaccgaaaaatgatgaaaatcAGTAAATAAGCATATGTACTGAATGAATGatgggggagggggggtgAGAGGGGGAGCTCAGATGCAGGATTGTAAAAATCTTTATAATCGCCACATTGTGTGTAAGCTCGTAAATGTGCTAAAGGGTATTTGGTTCGGAGTTTGTTTGTTCCAGGGGTGATCGAAGTTCATTGGTTCAGTTACCGTCTGTGTTTTTATTTAGAACATGTGTTTcattaacataattaaaattcaaatgttACTTGCACTGCTTGAAGTgatattttaatatgtttaactatgtttttttttttctttttaattttttacctGGACTTCTTTGTCTTCGTAACCTTTGTGTCATAAAAGCGTTTTCAACGTTTTAAAGTATTATTTTTAGGGCTTGTTGCTCGACAAACCGGTTAACACTTTGAATCATTTTGGCCGCTTATTTCGTTCATAATCCTGGTTCTGCATCGATGTTTTGCACGTTTTCAAGGGCAGGCAgctttgtaatttaattcaatttctatttaattGAACCAAAGGCGTCTTTAATGTGCaactttttgatttatgaGTCCGCAACAGCAAGCGGCTGTCAAGCAACTTGTTCATTTCACTCCACTTCTTTCTTAGTTTCCCTCTCTTGCCTTCgggaaaatttaaaatcttaCTACGAAATTTCCATGCAAACGAAACATTTTCCGCCAGCCATGCCGCATTTTGCGTTtcctcttctttttcttcctgtttttttggcacaaatttaatttgatttgattttggccGCTGGACATGGCAAGCCCCAGGCAATTTGTCAAAAAGTTATATAGCTACTGTGTATTTTTATGTGCCGGCATATTTAATGACATTTTCCTCATTgcgactttttttttttgaattttcaaaaaatacaaaatacaatatCTTCTAAAATCCATGAGCAATGCCCAATTCTTGAAGTTTTTGATGGCCATGCAAGTGATGTGCCATTTGTTGAGTAAGTATATCTGTGGGCAAAGATTTCTAGCTTAGGCGTGTGCAATGTATGAGGAATTAATTTGTGTAAAATTGGCAAACAATGGAGGAGATGGGCCGAGTAAAGGTAAGCAATTTGTTTGAATTCGCTTGGTAAATTAATTGCACAGGTTTGGAAAATTAATGGACACCTGCAGATCCACCAGTGGCATTGTATGTTGGCCATTGTGTGGTTATTGAATTTAAGTTCCATAAGCATTCAAATGAAGATGCTGTAATTTTGCaggaatatataaataagtatATGGCCGTTATTAAATGCTGACCCACATTTTGTGTACTGGCAaagccagttttttttttgttggttgttAAAAACCATTTTGATTCTTGGCAAATCTGGTTCAATTAACTGCAGCCCAAAATATCATTTAATATCGCGATATGACCACAAAAATCATATATAAGAAGTGGCGAGCCTGGTCACCACAGCAAAGCGACTGAAAGCGAAGTCTGATAAAGAACAATCcttacaaaatacaaaaaaatatatatatttaaaaaatacaattgagCAACCAAACATGGCCAACATTCTAAGTTTTACCATCTTTATGGCTGCCATTGCTATTGGACTGGCTTTAGCCACAACAACGACAGCAAGTACAAGGACACCCATGCCCACTTCCACTGAAAAATCCATGGAAAAGGACGATCCCATGGAGTCCTTGGAACGCCGTGACAAACGCCAATTGGTAAGTGATTATTGAAGCAAACTAGTCGTGGCAAACTTAGGTGTAGATTTTAGgttaaatcaatcaatttttaaacatttacctTTCCTCTTAATCGTATTCCCAGACCGCCAATGGTGGCCAGAGCAGCCTGGCTGGTTCCAGCGGCAACTATCCCGTTTTCTTCGATGGCCTTAATGTGAATCCCCCGCTGCAGCCACTGCCGCCACTGCAGCAACTTCAGCCTCTGCAGCCATTGCAGCCGATTACGGTGGTGACTCCTGTGGCCTCCAGTTCGAATGCCCAGAGCCAGCAGCCGCAGTCCGGCTGGCTGCCTCAGTTTAGCCAGAATCTTCCACTTATCGGAACCTGGGTGGGTGGCCTGCCCAATTTGATCAACGGCCTGGGACTCGGTTCGCTAAACGGCGGCTTCGGCACTCTGGGCGGCCTGAATCTGGGCAACCTGGGACTGGGTGCAGTGGCGCCGGTGGCCGCGGTGCCGGGCCAACTGCTCGGCTCGTCACCCAATCCCCAGACCACATGCCCACTCACCCAGAAGCTCAACTGCCGCTGTGAGCCGCTCGTTCAGCTGCCGGGCCTGAAGCCCAGTTCCAATCCACTGAGGACGCAGCTGGTGCAGATCATGCGGCAGAATGCGCGGAAGAACGAGGACGGTTCGCAGGAGGTGCGCGTAATCCTGAGCAGCGGACATGTGATCTACCAGCGGACGGCCAAGGATCGCGGCCAGAGTGGCTACCTTGCCATGAGAATTCAGTCGGGCAGGTACTTCAACATCTACTACAGTGTCAACGAGAAGGAGTACACGGTGCGGGCGGATGTCAAGGACACGCCACCCACCTCCGATTTTGACGACGAGCTGAGTGGTCAGTTCTAAAAATTGGTCAAAGGGATTTCCCTTTACTTACctacagtttttttttctatactTAATACTTAACTAGCCATTTTTTATATGAAATGCACTTAAACATATGTATTTGAATAAGcatttaaacatatttatgcTTATATGTTAAGCGTGCCCGATTTGAACCAAGCCGCCGAAATTCTTCGTAAACTCCATTAATCCCTTTTTTATtcgcaactttttttttgaactTAAACAACTACAAACTAGCTGCGAAAGAAATAAACTACAATGAAACACATTTTCTGACGATTGCTCCTTGGGGACAAAAAGTTTAGCTACAAAGACAAATATTCATGGGGGTGCGGCAATAaacttgtttttattgccgaaaatgttgttaaagGGTTAACAAGGTGGCAACGGGGGGGAGGTTGTTTCTTAGCCCTTAGCCCAATTTCCAAAAAAGGAACTTTCCTAATTACTGAAGCCACTTGGAAaagagataaataaatatttactcaGGCAATATTTAAGCAATAATTGTTCGcttattattatcatttttcAGTATCAACTGATAATTATTCGTGAATAAAAGTTTTAACAATGGATATAGAAGTCTTTGTATTTTATAACTATTAAGTGCTCAAGTTTGTATATATGGCATAAATAgttataattttgtttgtttattagtTGCAGCAAGCCGACACCAGTTGAATCTGCTGGTCATGGAAAAACCCACAGAGAAAGAggccagcaaacaaacaaagagcCAATGGGCAAATGGAAATCAAGCTGTAAAATGCCATATCCCTATCCCCCTCTccaccgcccccccccccctcacatCTGCGCTTTTCCGCACTTCACTTTTCCCCATTTTGCCTTTCAAGTTGCGCTCAGAAGTTTCGCAATGAGCCGGGAAATGGAAACTGGCAGGATATGCCCGGAAAAGCGAAGTCGAGTGCATGGTGGTAGAGGGGGGCGGGTTGCGGTGCGGTGTGTTGTATAATTAAAAGTTCCCTTTTGTGCCGAGATTGGTGGATCCTCCCAAAAGGCAGCTACATTTTGATCCTTGCCAGCTGTGATTAGTCAGTGAACAGCAGGAGTTCTCAAATATAGTAAAGTagtcttcctttttttttgttaactgGAGGTTAACTGGAAGTTTAATATTAAGTAAAGGTTAAGttgtaagaaaaaaaaatagattacattttaaactgcacattaaaattaaattgtaaacataaaAGAAACCAAGAActattatttagtttattatttagcttttCAGATTGCTTTTGAAAAGAAGCTAAGTTTTGGTGtttaaattgtgaaattgCGTGATTTTCGATTATGGGGCCCGATTTGTGGGGTGCTTAAAGCACTTTCGGTAAATAATTTACACAGTTTGTGCATAAAAGTTGCTTCTGCTGGGGCCTTTTAACCGGGGCATGGAAGGGGGCGTGACTGGCAATGAAACCGCATTGCTCGGTGCACACGAAACTTTTCACAAATCATAAATGGTCccaggacacacacacaaacacacacattgcAGTTTAGTTCAGTGACTACCCAGCTTTTCAGCCACCCGTTTCCCCCCTGTATTTAAAAAGTCCCCCATTTCAGAATGAccacctccccccccccccccactccACCTTTGAGGGAGCCCCTCTCAACCAACCGCCTCATTGGTTATGCCAATTGCAAAAAGTCCTGGGCAACAATTGAAATTGCCGGACTCGTTGATGAGACTTTAAGCTCTGGCTGCAGTTGAAACCCCGCCCCTAATTACGTATTACCAGATGACTGCCATTAAGTGTTCCACAACCCCCCGCCCCTCACTCCGCACCCCTTCCCCTGACCACAGCCCCTCTTTTAAAGCTGAATCATCTTAAAGTGCTGGACAACAAGGACGCACCATTAAATCCACTGAATGCTCCACATTTCGGTTGGCTTTGGTTTGTTGATGTTGCCAGTGTTGGGTGGGCATGGCCCAAGGGTTGGGGGGCTGATTCCTGCGGGTTATATAAGCGTTGGCGCTGCTTCTGCACCCATTAGCTGATACGGCGGATCAGCGCGAGGGAGGAGGAATCCAAACCCAagcccaaagccaaagccagaCCAGTCGCAACCGCAGACCCACGTGAGTGACCGGCGACGACTAGACAGTGCGAGTCCATGCTTggatgcatacatacatacatacatatgtatgtgtgcgtcTGGATGTGACCCACGGCGATGGCCCCTGAAACCAGGATGCACCTAGCCCAGAAGCAACCCTCCTGCGTTCGCCGCCCCTGGCTACCCTCGAAAAACTGCCGCATTGTGTGGCCAGAAAGCGAAACCGCGACTGCAACTGGCCCTGCAATAGAaaatgcactgcaaaaaaactGGGAGTATGTATTTAAAGTACTTGATAAAGTTGGATTATTAAATAacacaattaaatttaatattaatag
The DNA window shown above is from Drosophila melanogaster chromosome X and carries:
- the CG32631 gene encoding uncharacterized protein: MANILSFTIFMAAIAIGLALATTTTASTRTPMPTSTEKSMEKDDPMESLERRDKRQLTANGGQSSLAGSSGNYPVFFDGLNVNPPLQPLPPLQQLQPLQPLQPITVVTPVASSSNAQSQQPQSGWLPQFSQNLPLIGTWVGGLPNLINGLGLGSLNGGFGTLGGLNLGNLGLGAVAPVAAVPGQLLGSSPNPQTTCPLTQKLNCRCEPLVQLPGLKPSSNPLRTQLVQIMRQNARKNEDGSQEVRVILSSGHVIYQRTAKDRGQSGYLAMRIQSGRYFNIYYSVNEKEYTVRADVKDTPPTSDFDDELSGQF